The Fervidicoccus fontis Kam940 DNA window AAAAATTTTGAAGATGTTAAGAAAATACTTGAAAAATATGAAATAGCTTATTCAGTCATCGGGACTTTAAACAATTCCGGAATATTATCAATATATTATTATGAAAATAAAGTCGCAGAAGTGCCGGCTAAAGAGCTTGCAAGACCAAAAAGCATTAAGAGGGAATCTAAGCCTTCTGATACGTCGCTTCTTGGGCTCTATCCTGTTCAGAATATCGATGATACAGACTTGGAAGGATCTATATTGAAGCTGATTTCATCTTTGAATATAGCATCAAAGAGGTGGATTTACGAACAGTATGATCATGAAGTTGGAATAAGAACCGTAATTAAACCTGGGTATGGAGATGCCGCAGTCCTCAGGTTAGGACCAGGAGATAAAAGGGGGTTTGCTGTAAAAGGAGATGGAAATCCTAGATATACTTTTTTAGATCCTTTTAAAGGTTCAGCGAACATAGTAGCAGAAAACTATAGAAATCTTACCGCAGTAGGAGCTGAGCCTTTAGCTATAGTAGATGAGCTTAATGCGGGAAACCCAGAAAAACCCGATCACTATTGGTACTTTGAAAAGATGATAAAAGGAGTTTCCTGGATGAGTGAACAATTAAACCTTCCTGTTGTAGGGGGAAAAGTCAGCTTCTATAATGAAGATTCTAAGGGGAAGATGATTAAACCGACTACTACTATTATTGGAATAGGAAGAATTGATGACGTATCTATTGCTAAAACTTTAGATTTCAAAGAAGCTGGATCTATTATCGCAATAGTTGGGGAAACTCTTCCTGAAATTGGAGGCAGCGAGTATTTGTATGCAATTCATGGAAAAGAGTTCGGTGAAATTCCTTATCCTAGACCCTTAGCAGAAGTTAAAGCTGGAAGCTTTGTGAGAGAGCTCATAAAAAGAAATATTCCTCTTGCAGTACATGATATAGGCTCAGGCGGAATTTCTGTAGCTATTATGGAAATGAGCATTTCAGGAAAAATCGGTGCAACCGTCGATTTATCCTTAGTGCCGAATAGGGGTTGCAAGACTTTGACAGAGGTATTGTTTTCGGAAAGCGGAGCCAGATACATCCTGGAAATACCGAGGGAGATGAAAGATACTGTCATACAAATAGCAAGGACATTTAAGGTTGACCTATCGTTTATTGGGATGGTCTCAGACAATAATAGAATTGAGTTTAAAAATGGGGACAGAACAGTTGCTTCACTAAGCTTACAAGACGCGGAAAAAGTTTACGAGAACAGCCTGCAGGAGAATTTGGGGTAATGTTGATGTGCGGAATAAGCGCATTTTTAGATGAAGCTACATTTAAAGAAGCGATTGAAGAGATCGCGATGATGCTTTATAGCTTACAGCATAGAGGCCAGGAAGCTTTTGGTATATCAGTTTTAAGCAAAGACAGAAAATTCCTCGTTATGCGATCTAGGCATCAGCTTTTCTCCCTGTTTTTAAAATCGTGGAAAAAGGAGCTGATAGAGAAAAAAGTGATCGGTGGAATAGGCCATGTCAGGTATTCCACCACAGGAAGTTACAGTGCACCAAGCCAACCGGTTTTGCTTGAATCTAACGATATAAAATTTAGCTTAGCTTTCAACGGAACAATTGCAAATTATAAAGAGCTTGATTCAAAGCTAGCAAGAAGAAAAGGTGAATACAGGATCTCCCCTAAAATTAAGAATAACGATTCTATAACTTTAGCCAACGTCCTTTATTCTCTGTACATTGACAATGAAAAAGACATAGTGGAAGCGTTAAGATATCTCCCCAACTATGTAATAGGAGGATACAGTATTGTTGTTGAAACCAACGAGCCTAGAATTGTTATCGCAAAGGATCCTTATGGATTTAGGCCTCTTTCGTACTCTTACGAGTCCGGTTTTTATGCAGCATCAGAGAATCCTGCACTTGAGCTTATAGGAAAGAAGTCTTGGAAGGAAGTTCTTCCTGGGGAAATAGTCTCTTATGATGGAGGAAAACTTGAAAGAATATATAGCGAAAGAAAAGTCGAGCCTTCGCCATGTTTATTTGAATACGTTTACTTTAGCAGATCCGACTCCGTTTTCAATGGAATAAGCATATATGATGCGAGAATTAATATGGGCAGATATCTTGCAGAATATGCTCCTGTAGATGGAGATGTAGTAATACCTGTACCTGATAGCGGCAGAGTGATAGCACTGGGTTATAGCAAAGCATCAGGGATCCCGATAGAAGAAGGCATAGTTGTTAATAAATACCTCGGAAGGGGATTCATCACTCCCCCGTTTCAAAGACCACTCGTTACTAAAATAAAGTACAATATTGTTGAGGAGGCTGTAAGAGGGAAGGAAGTTGTCTTGATAGATGATTCGATAGTAAGGGGCACTACAATGAGCGATCTTGTACCAAAGCTTAAATTAAAAGGCGCAAAAAAAGTGCATATAAGAATAGGCTCACCTCCTTATAAATGCCCATGCTATATGGGGATAGACGTTCCTACAAAGAGTGAAGTAATTGCTAAAAACGACGAAAAAGTGATCGCGAAAATGATTGGTGCCGACTCTCTCATATACAACTCACTAGATAATCTAATAAAAGCTGTACCGCTGAGAAACCTTTGTCATGCATGTTTTTCATGCAAATATCCTTTTTCTGAGAAGAGCTCATGTGAATATATAAAAATGTTGATAGATAGAGGAGGGAGAAATGAGATATAAAGATGCAGGAGTAGACCTGCAGAAGCATAACAATATTCACGAGATTGCGAAAATGCATGTTTTTAAGCTCAGCAATGAGCTGGGATCTATCATAGGAGGAGTAGGAGGATATTCACCTTACATGAGAATATTCGGAAGAGAATTAACTCTGCATGTAGACGGTGTTGGGACAAAGGTCCAAATACTGAGTAAGTTTAAAAAGCTCGATGTTGCAGGATGGGACTGCATAGCCATGAATGCAAATGATATGGCTTGCGAAGGTTTTAGGACGTTGGCATTTTCTGACTACATAGCGATGGATAGCGCAGACGAAGAGGGTTTTGAGGAGATAATTAAGGGAATGATAGATGCGTTGAGAAAAGTTAAGGCGCCTCTCCTTTCTGGAGAGACTGCTATAATGCCTGGAATCGTGAGCGGCAAGGATGTTGTATGCTTTGCTTTAGGGTCAAGAGAAATTGAATTCAAAAACAAAGCGAAGGAGGGAGATGTTGTTGTTGGAGTAGAGAGCAACGGATTGCATTCAAATGGCTACAGCTTAGTCAGAAAAGTAGTCGAAGAAAAAATTGGAGGTTATGATAGAGAAATAGAAGGTTTGGACTTAAAAGTTGAGCTCACAAAGCCAACATTTCTGTATTATAACCTCATCATTGAATCCATAAAAAAAGATCTAATTAACAGTGCAGCGCATGTGACTGGAGGGGGATGGAAGAAGCTTAAAAGAGTCTTAGGAGAAGTGTTAGATATGAACCTCTCTCCGCCCCCTCCTCCTCAGATATTTGAGGTTTTACTGAAATACGGGGAAATACCTATTGAAGAAGCATATAGCGTTTTCAATATGGGAGTCGGTTTAGTTTTTACTACTGAGAAAGAAAGCTTAGAAGAATTAATTGAGCTTATAGAAAGACACAGCTTTCGCCCAGTTATTTTGGGCGAGGTTTCCAAAGGCTCAGGACTTTTAAAAATAGAGGCGAATAAATATGGGAAGAATTTCGTCTTATGAAATTGAAAGAATAATAAAAAATAGTGGGAAAATAAGCGTATCTGCGGTAGCAAGCCATTCTGCACTGGATGTTTTCGATGGGGCTCACGATGAAGGGTTCAAAACGATTGCTATATGTCAAAAAGGTAGGGAGAAAACATATGAAAGGTTCATCTCCGTAATAAGTGAAGTTATTATATTAGAAAAATTCTCCGACATCGTAAAAAAAGAACACCAAAAGAAGCTTCAAGAAAAAAACTCGATATTTGTGCCGAACAGGAGCTTTTCTGTATATGTGGGGTATGATAAGATAGAAGAAGAATTTGAAATCCCAATTTTCGGTAATAGATTTATGCTCAGGTATGAGGAAAGAACTGGCGAAAAGAACTACTATAAACTTCTAGATAAAGCAGGAATAAGAAGGCCGAAAACTTTCGCCAATCCTGATGAAATTGATAGACCTGTAATTGTAAAAATGCTACATGCGGTTAAGAAGGTAGAAAGGGGATTCTTTATAGCTATTGACAGAGAGGACTTCTACAGAAAATTCAATAGGCTTGTTAACGACGGCATAGTCAATAAAGAGGATATAAACCATGCGTCCATAGAAGAGCTCGTCATTGGGTCACACTTCAATGTAAACTACTTCAATTCTATAGCATTTAATAGGAACGAAATAATCAGCATAGATAGAAGAATACAAACGGATCTAGACGGCTTTCTCAGGCTCCCTGCAGATATACAGCTTGATTTAAAGGAATTTATAGACGTTGAAATGATTGAAATAGGTCACGAACCTGTGACCATAAGAGAAAGCATGCTTGAGAAGCTTTTTGAAATCGGAGATAAATTTGTTGAAGCTTCAAGAGAAATTGAGTCTCCTGGAATAATAGGTCCTTACACATTGCAACTTATAGTTACGAAAAACCTTGAGCCTATAGTATTTGATGTCGCCACAAGAATCGGAGGGGGGACAAATGCATACATGGGAATTGGCAGTCAATATAGTAAGCTTTACTTTGGCAAGCCAATAAGCCTCGGCAGGAGGATCTCGATTGAATTAAAAGAATGCTTAACCAAAGGTTGTCTGGAAGAAATTCTTACTTGAGGTGAGAGAGATGAATAAAGATGTTATTTGCGTATTTGATTGGAGGTACGGATCTGATGAAATGAGAGAGATATTTTCTCTGAAGAATATTGTAAAGACATATATAAAAGTGGAAAATGCTCTTATGAACGGACTTATAGATGCAGGATTTGCCCCTCCAGCTTGCAGAGACTCAGTAGTTAAATGTGGGGGCAATATATCTCCAGAGGAAGTATATGAAAAAGAAAAAGTCCTTGGGCACGATATTGCATCCCTCACATATATACTTGGAGAAGTTTGCGGAGAGTGCGGGAAATACGTTCATTTGGGCGCTACAAGCTACGATATTGTCGATACTACATGGTCCCTACTAATAAAACAAGCTGATGATGTACTGATATCAAAGCTTAAGAAGATCATTGAAAAGCTTATTGAATTGGCAAAGAACTACGCCAACTATGTAGAGCCAGGCAGAACTCATGGGCAACATGCAGATCCTATAACTTTCGGATTCAAATTTGCAAATTACATATATGAGCTGACAAGGAGCCTGGAAAGGATTAAGGATGCGGAAAAAAGGACTGTGAAAATTAAAATGTCAGGTGCAGTTGGAACGATGGCTGCCTGGAATGGAAAAGGGCTGGAAATTGAAGAAAGCGTAAGCAAGCAATTAAACATTGAACCTCATCTAATAAGCACGCAGGTTGCTCCAAGAGATGGATTGGCAGAAGTTATTTCTTCTCTCGCTATTCTCGCCTCCCAACTAGACAGATTTGCCTTAGAAGTGAGGGAGCTTTCAAGAACTGAAATAAATGAAATGTATGAGTACGCTGAGAGAATAGGCAGCAGTACAATGCCTCACAAAAGAAACCCTGTCACTGCAGAAAGAATATCGGGTCTTGCAAAAATAATGAGAGCATTTGTGATTTCCACTCTTGAAAACATCCCTCTGATGCATGAAAGAGATCTAACCAATAGCTCAAGTGAAAGGGTAATTCTTCCTCACGCATACTTAACTATGGACCAAATGATGGATGACATGATTAAGCTTCTAAATACCTTATATATAAATACTGAAGCCGCTAAAAAGAACTTAGAAATTACTAAAGGAGCAACATTGAGCGAAAAACTTATGCTCCTTTTAGTTGAAAGGGGATTTGCAAGGCATGAAGCTCACAAAAAAGTCATGCAGATATCTAGAGCGCTGAAAGAAGGAGAGAGCTTAATAGATGCTGCGCTAAGAGATGAAGATATTTCCAAGTTATTTACTAGAGAAGAGCTGGAAAGAGAGCTGAAGCCCGAAAAATATCTTGGAAACTATAGGGAGCTCATCGAAAGAACCATAAGTTATGCAGAAAAGAGGCTTCATGAGTTATGAGTGTAAAAAGCTTAATCGAAAAATACGACCTTGAAAACCTTACTATTGCTACTTTGGCAAGCCATTCCTCTCTCCAAATAGTCCACGGAGCGAAAAAGGAGGGATTTAAGACAGCGCTTATTACGCTCCATGATAGAGAGCATTTTTATAGAAATTTCGAAAACCTCATTGACCACCTGATTGTTGTGAACAGCTGGAATGAAATTTGTACTGAAAAAGTAGAAAAAAAGCTGGAAAGCTTAAATTCTATTTTTGTCCCTCACGGAAGCCTTGTGGAATATGTTGGAATTAAATGTGCCGAGTCCTTCAAGATTCCTTATTTTGGGACGAGGAAAATGTTTAGAATTGAAGCCGATCAGTACAAGAAGATGTCCCTTTTATATCAAGCAGGCATCCCAATTCCCAAGGAATATTCTCTTGAAGATGATATAGAAAAGCCCGTGATCGTAAAATTGCCAGGAGCCAAAGGCGGAAAAGGTTACTTTATAGCAACATCGAAAAAAGACATAAAAGAAAAATTGAGCGATCTCAAAAAAAGTGGAATAATAGATGATGAGAAAAATGTGATAATTCAAGAATACGTAATAGGAACCCCTGCTTACTTTCATTACTTTTATAGTCCAATAAAGAACAGAATTGAAATACTAGGTGCAGATATAAGATATGAGAGCAATATTGATGGACTGAAGAGGCTACCATCCGAATTTGGTATTACAAACTTTATTGAGCCTTCATTTGTAGTTGTCGGCAATCTGCCAATGGTTCTGAGAGAAAGCTTGCTCCCTAAAGTATTAGATTACGGGGAGAGGTTTGTAAAAGCATCAAAAACTGAAGCGCAACCTGGTATAATTGGACCATTCAGCATAGAAACCATAATAAGGGATGACCTAGAGATTATAGCTTTTGAGTTTTCAGGCAGGATCGTAGCTGGGACTAACTTATATATTAGCGGAAGTCCATATTCATGGCTTTACTTTAATGAAGAAATGAGCATGGGAAGGAGGATTGCTAGAGAAATAAAAATGGCTAAAGAAAATAACAGCTTGGAACTGGTATTAACCTAATCATTTTTTTAAAGATTTCTCTCTTTCTACATTTTTTTAAATATATCATACCTCTCCAGATACTCATCATCAAAACAAAGTAATTTCTATAAGCATTTTCATGAAATAACACGTCAATCTCAAGTCTAGGCCTTAACTCTGAGAACTCACCTGAGTAGCCAATAGTTAGCCACTAATTCTCTTGGCTATGGGACCTGTGATAGGCAGAACCCAAAACGCTGTTGAGGAAATTTCAAATATTTTGAAGTTATCTGAAAAACATATTCTTTATTCGGGGGTTCAGGTTTTATATAAGTTCATAGATCAATATTATCCCCTCATCTCCATTCCCCTGCATCCCGATCCCGATTGGTTCTACATGTGGCTTAGAGGCTTCCGAGAGCAAGGTATTTGAGGAATATATTTTCTAGCTCAAATCAGATAATCAATATCAGCCCCTATAAACCTTTATGAAACTCAAAACACTTTGTCTAGGCTATCTTTTCTTTTAATTTCTCATCAGTTATTCTTATCGCGCTCCATAGCTGGAGAGATCAATCCGTTGGTGCTCTCCTTCCTGCTTCCATTATTTTCTTAACATCATTTTCAGGAACTTTCTTGTCTATGTATTTTCTTATCGACCTTCTAGAAAGAATTGCATTAAAAACTTCTTCAGAAATCTTCCTAACCAAGTAGAAAATTAAAGACTAGGTTTATATGTTTCTCTCGTGAACAAAATTGATGCTAAAATTCCAAATAATGAAACTCCTATGCTGACAATTATCATAGAACTGATGCTTAAAAAACCTGAGATGGTCTGCAATATAGCAATGCCGAAAAAGACCTGAACATTAAACATTGCTGTAGCTGTTCCTGAGTATTTTGATTGAACTTCTTCTCTTGCCATAACAGGAGCTACTATTTGTAAAGCTATTGAAAGTCCAAGAGATATCATTGAAGCATAGAGCAAAATACTATTGTGTAAGTAAAATGAAATATAAATTAAAAACCATCCAATAAGTGAAGAGAGCGGAGTGGAGATTAAAATTGGCTTTCTCCTCTTTATAACATTATCGCTTATAAAGCCTACTATAGGAGAGAAAATAGTAGCCGTTATAGCAATTATCATAAGCATAATGCTTGCCTTTCCTATACTGAACCCAAACATTTCAGTTAGGTTCCTTTGACCCCATGTGGCTTGATATGCGATGCTAGTGCCATATCCGGCTAAAGCGGCTATTCCGACACCCCATATGTGCTTTTCTGAAGCTATTTTCTTCATTTCGGCAAATCTTTCTCTTAGCTTAGAAGTTTTTTCTATGCTTCCTACATCACTCGATTTTTTAAAAACTAAGTAAGAAAGCAAGGAAGATATAGAGGCCAATATTAAAAGTGTTGTTGTGTAGCCGAACCTCTGAAGAAAAATCCTTAATGGATAAGTCGAGACTATTGTACTGAAGTTCCCAATCATTATTGCGAAAGAGGTTAATTTTGCTTGCATCGATTTGCTAAAATATAGAGAAGATGATCTCATATAAGAAAGAAATGCGACAGCTGCCGCAAAGCCTATTAAAGTCCTTCCTACAATTAGGCCAAACTCATTTTTTAAAAGCATAAGGATAGTACCCAATGAAAGTACTGCAAGCATGGTGGCACCTATTCTCTTAACTCCATAAGAGTCTAATAGTGGACCGGTTATAAGCTGGGAGGTTGCATATGCATAAAAGTATGCTGAAGACATTGTAGATAGAAGAATATTGGCATTTATGCCATAATATCGAGAAAATTCATCAACTTCAGGCTTCATAATACCAGTCATTGTCCTGTGAAAATATACTAGGGCATATGCAATCAATAAAATGATCATTATCGAATAATAACTGTTATTCGACCCCTTTGCAGTCAATTCAATCACTAATCTTTTTATTGATTAGAGTAGGTGTAAACTATTTTTTAATTTTCTTGTATTTATTTTTTAAATTATAATTCAATTCTTTTGGTACTTTCATCCGAAGAAGCCTTCTATATATCTTTTATATTTTTATAAAAATATATAAATTCTATAAATTTATGCAAAAAAGTATAAAAATAGCCAATTAAGAATAAAAAGTATAGAAATGGGGGAAGTGTATAAATTGTCAAATGCTTTCAGTGAACTTGATAGGGCAAAGCTGAGCTGGGGACACATAAAGGTAATGATCGTTTCTGGCTTAGGCTTTTTTACAGATGCCTACGACCTTTTTGTAATTGGAATAGTTCTCATGCTTCTATCTGGACCGTATCAAACTTCATTCCACTTATCAGGGCATGAGATCGGGGCTGTTGGTGCATCATCACTTGCTTTTGCAATGATAGGACAACTTCTTTTTGGGAAGATCGCCGATAAATATGGTAGAAAAAAAATATATGGAATTGAGCTTTCTATTTTGATAATTGGAGCGCTACTGAGTGCAATATCATGGAATTTCGAGTCACTTTTAATCTCAAGGATTTTTTTGGGTATAGGAATTGGGGGAGACTACCCAGTAAGTGCAACTATAATGAGCGAATATGCAAATGCCAAAGATAGAGGGAAGCTTGTAGGATTGGTATTCGCCATGCAGGGCTTTGGAGCAATAACAGCTGTGGTAGCTTCTGTAATATTGGTTTCTTATCTTCCTGCTGAAATTACTTGGAGAGCACTCTTAGCTATCGGAGCAATCCCTCCACTCTCGGTCGTCTATCTAAGAAGAAAAGTACCTGAAACTCCGAGGTATGCATTGCTCGTATCAAACAATCAAGAAGAGGCTAAAAAGGCATCCAAAATCATTATAGGGAAAGAGATAAGATTTAATGTAGGTAACAACGGCATAAATCACTTAACGTTCAGAGAGTTTTTGGAAAAATACTGGAAGTCTTTGTTTATAGCTTCTTTTGCTTGGTTTCTAATGGACATAGCTTTCTACGGAACGGGCATTTACTCATCTTTTATCGTCCCCCAAATGATTTCTGTAGACTCAATACATATGAAAATCTTAATATCGGGAATACCATACTTCGTTGGCGCCTTTGGATACTTCTTTGCAGCCTTCCTAATGGATTCACTAGGAAGGAAGAGGATACAAATACAGGGCTTTATAGCAATGGCCGCAATTTATCTAATCGTTGCACTATCTCTTGTTAGTAATGGGAAAGACGTATTGGGATTCTATGTACCTAAATATTTAGCATTTCTGATATACAGTCTTTCATTTTTCTTTATAAACTTCGGACCAAATGAAACAACATTCGTATTTCCAACAGAGCTTTTCCCAACGAAATATAGATCTACATCGCATGGAATTGCTGCAGCTACGGGAAAGGCTGGAGCGGCATTAAGTACATATTTATTCCCATTAGCTTTGGAATCTATAGGTATCAGGGGAGTTTTGTTTATACTGTCAGGAGTGTCAATGCTTGGAGCGATTATATCAATATGGCTAAAAGAACCTGCTGGCAAATCGCTTGAAGAAATTACGGAAGAGAAAGTTGCGATCGAAGTTCCAATTTCTGTTCCTCATCCATATTCTAACTAAAAAATCTTTATTTTATCTCATCAACATCAAAATATAAACTTTTATGAAACCCGAAACTGTTTGTCTAGGCTAAGGACAGAAAGAAGAAGGATGAGACAATAAGGTTTCGTATAAAAATAACCTTTATGAAAATTTTAAGTAAAGTAGTAATTAGCAAAAAATACGCTCTTAATAGACCCTATTTGAACGAAAATTCTTTTAGTTAAAAATAACAAAATTAGTAAAAATAGAATTGGTGTAAATTATGGGTATTTTTACTTTTGAAAAAGAGTATAATAAAAATGTTAGTCTGAGCGAAATTTTAGATAAGTTTTCCAACTACTTAAAAAATAACGGATGGCAAGTTCAACAAAAAACCGGAGTAGATAAAGCTATCCTTCAAGCGAGAAAGGGGGGGATATTGAGAGATCTATTTGCTGCAGGAAGGGCGCTTACTTTCACTTTTGAGCAAGAGCCTGAGAAACTGAGAGTTAAAGTTGGAATTGGAAATTGGATCCAGAATATAGCTATAACAACAATTGAAACATTATTTTTGAGCTCACTTTTCTTACTAGTAGATATTCCGGAAATGCTTTGGAACAAACATATAGAAGAAGAGATTTTAAAAGAATTAGACAAAATAATTAACAATGCATAAAATTGAAGTGACGTAGTTGAAAATGTCCGAGCAGATTAGAATAGAGGGAGTAAGCATAAAATTATCTGAAAATAAGCCAGGAATTTACAAAATAACGATTTTTATAAAAAACGTTGGGGAAGTTAAAGCTGATATAAATAGCGCATATGTTTTCAACATCTATGGAAACGTATTTTGCTCTGAAATTTTAAACATTAGCCTTCAGCCTGGCGAAGTGAATACTATATCATTAGAGTGCAAGCTTGAAGAAAGAGCTCCTTATTTCGCAAAAGTAGCAACAAAAAAGGGACAGGAATCTCTTTACTCATTTAATATCTAGATATTTTCCTATTTTCCGTATTCCTTTTAACAGCTTCTCTCCTTCTAGTCATAAAGAACAAGGTTAGAAAGATTATCATTAAAGCAAAAGCAAGATTTATGCCAAAAAACTCTATTCCAAAATACTCTTTTGTCCAGCTCAAAGATTCGTAAAGAAGCTGAAGCTCTATAACTAAAGTTATCCCGCCAAACAAATAAACAAAGACCCTTCCTATATTTCCAGAGCTGGAATTTGATAACATATTAAATCTCTTTGAAATAAATCTCAGCATAGAATTTGTGGTGACTATGAAAGCCAACAGCACAAGAGAAGATCCTAATACTCCTATTATTACCCGTATAATTATTTCTATAGAAAATGATAAATTAATATGTTGAAATATTAAGGAGAACATATCGCTAAGATATGAAACCAACAAAACAATTGCTACAAATCTCGTTAGTATCGCAAAAGTCCCAACAAGCGTCTCAATGCTGCTGAAATATAGCTTAGAAATTCCATCTAAGGCCTTTCTCGTATTAAGAGGAATGAACGAAATAAGTTTTAATGCAAAGGTATCAATTCTTGAAGATATAGCTCCACTTACAATTAAAGTCGACATAACCGCTATAGTTGATATGCCAACCATTTGACTTGCAAGCATTCCAGATGATGCCAACGTATCTGCAAATATAATTCCGCTTTCTGCTATAGGGAAAAGGGTTAATGAGATGAGTGAGGCATTTTCAGGAGTCACTCCACCTAGAATCCCACCGATAAACAAACCGATCATTCTTATTGGTACTGCCAGCATCCCTAAAATGATTCCATACTTTATTACTTTTATACTATTGAAAAGACCTATATCTGCTCCTAGAGAAGAGAAGTAAAATAACATACCAATCTCTTTCATCCCTACAAGCATGTCAGCTATCTCCCCCGCACCTAAAGTTGATGAAAAGGCGAGGCCCGAGATGAATGCGCCAAATAACGGAGGGAGACCGAAGTATTGAGAGATAGATACATATCCGAGAGCTATAGCGAGAGATAGAATAAACTTATTGGTTTTTTCCTGCACCAATGCAGAGCTGCTCAAAATCCTGAGTATTAAATAAGCAGAAGCAAACATAATTAGAGAAAGAGCTGCAATCTTTAAGAAAAGCTGGAACCCGCTAATTATCCCAACATTAGAACTGCTGAATGAAAAAAGTATTGAGAATAAACTGAACTGTACAATATCTTCCATGCTGAACTGCAAAGTAGCAATCTGCTTAATTTTTGTCCCCAATCTTCCTCTATCACTGGATATAAGATAGAAAGTGACCATAGAGCAGTTTACAAGGAGAAGAAAAGTAAAAAGCCTTTCAATTTGAGAAAAGCCCAAAGTAAAAGAAACGATGCTGCTCAGAGTCCAAATGAACGTTATAGATACTAATTCTATAGCTACAA harbors:
- the purL gene encoding phosphoribosylformylglycinamidine synthase subunit PurL; this encodes MPLTKEEVQEIKSLLGREPTGEELAMFEAQWSEHCSYKSSRDLLKLLYTRGEHVVVGIGKDAPAVELFPDTLVVFKIESHNHPSAVDPYNGAATGIGGVVRDVLTLGAKPVALLDLLYLGEPKNPHANWLIKGIVKGISDYGNRIGVPTVSGDTWFDPSFNTQPLVNVGCVGIVKKENLMKGKAESGNLIVVIGNPTGRDGILGSSFASKSLSGEPEKEIGAVQIGDALTEKLLISAILEMIERKLVNYVKDLGGGGLTTALSETLSEFSLGAEVKLDKLHLRTNLTPLEMLVSESQERMLLIIDGKNFEDVKKILEKYEIAYSVIGTLNNSGILSIYYYENKVAEVPAKELARPKSIKRESKPSDTSLLGLYPVQNIDDTDLEGSILKLISSLNIASKRWIYEQYDHEVGIRTVIKPGYGDAAVLRLGPGDKRGFAVKGDGNPRYTFLDPFKGSANIVAENYRNLTAVGAEPLAIVDELNAGNPEKPDHYWYFEKMIKGVSWMSEQLNLPVVGGKVSFYNEDSKGKMIKPTTTIIGIGRIDDVSIAKTLDFKEAGSIIAIVGETLPEIGGSEYLYAIHGKEFGEIPYPRPLAEVKAGSFVRELIKRNIPLAVHDIGSGGISVAIMEMSISGKIGATVDLSLVPNRGCKTLTEVLFSESGARYILEIPREMKDTVIQIARTFKVDLSFIGMVSDNNRIEFKNGDRTVASLSLQDAEKVYENSLQENLG
- the purF gene encoding amidophosphoribosyltransferase, producing MCGISAFLDEATFKEAIEEIAMMLYSLQHRGQEAFGISVLSKDRKFLVMRSRHQLFSLFLKSWKKELIEKKVIGGIGHVRYSTTGSYSAPSQPVLLESNDIKFSLAFNGTIANYKELDSKLARRKGEYRISPKIKNNDSITLANVLYSLYIDNEKDIVEALRYLPNYVIGGYSIVVETNEPRIVIAKDPYGFRPLSYSYESGFYAASENPALELIGKKSWKEVLPGEIVSYDGGKLERIYSERKVEPSPCLFEYVYFSRSDSVFNGISIYDARINMGRYLAEYAPVDGDVVIPVPDSGRVIALGYSKASGIPIEEGIVVNKYLGRGFITPPFQRPLVTKIKYNIVEEAVRGKEVVLIDDSIVRGTTMSDLVPKLKLKGAKKVHIRIGSPPYKCPCYMGIDVPTKSEVIAKNDEKVIAKMIGADSLIYNSLDNLIKAVPLRNLCHACFSCKYPFSEKSSCEYIKMLIDRGGRNEI
- the purM gene encoding phosphoribosylformylglycinamidine cyclo-ligase; this encodes MRYKDAGVDLQKHNNIHEIAKMHVFKLSNELGSIIGGVGGYSPYMRIFGRELTLHVDGVGTKVQILSKFKKLDVAGWDCIAMNANDMACEGFRTLAFSDYIAMDSADEEGFEEIIKGMIDALRKVKAPLLSGETAIMPGIVSGKDVVCFALGSREIEFKNKAKEGDVVVGVESNGLHSNGYSLVRKVVEEKIGGYDREIEGLDLKVELTKPTFLYYNLIIESIKKDLINSAAHVTGGGWKKLKRVLGEVLDMNLSPPPPPQIFEVLLKYGEIPIEEAYSVFNMGVGLVFTTEKESLEELIELIERHSFRPVILGEVSKGSGLLKIEANKYGKNFVL
- a CDS encoding formate--phosphoribosylaminoimidazolecarboxamide ligase family protein; amino-acid sequence: MGRISSYEIERIIKNSGKISVSAVASHSALDVFDGAHDEGFKTIAICQKGREKTYERFISVISEVIILEKFSDIVKKEHQKKLQEKNSIFVPNRSFSVYVGYDKIEEEFEIPIFGNRFMLRYEERTGEKNYYKLLDKAGIRRPKTFANPDEIDRPVIVKMLHAVKKVERGFFIAIDREDFYRKFNRLVNDGIVNKEDINHASIEELVIGSHFNVNYFNSIAFNRNEIISIDRRIQTDLDGFLRLPADIQLDLKEFIDVEMIEIGHEPVTIRESMLEKLFEIGDKFVEASREIESPGIIGPYTLQLIVTKNLEPIVFDVATRIGGGTNAYMGIGSQYSKLYFGKPISLGRRISIELKECLTKGCLEEILT
- the purB gene encoding adenylosuccinate lyase; its protein translation is MNKDVICVFDWRYGSDEMREIFSLKNIVKTYIKVENALMNGLIDAGFAPPACRDSVVKCGGNISPEEVYEKEKVLGHDIASLTYILGEVCGECGKYVHLGATSYDIVDTTWSLLIKQADDVLISKLKKIIEKLIELAKNYANYVEPGRTHGQHADPITFGFKFANYIYELTRSLERIKDAEKRTVKIKMSGAVGTMAAWNGKGLEIEESVSKQLNIEPHLISTQVAPRDGLAEVISSLAILASQLDRFALEVRELSRTEINEMYEYAERIGSSTMPHKRNPVTAERISGLAKIMRAFVISTLENIPLMHERDLTNSSSERVILPHAYLTMDQMMDDMIKLLNTLYINTEAAKKNLEITKGATLSEKLMLLLVERGFARHEAHKKVMQISRALKEGESLIDAALRDEDISKLFTREELERELKPEKYLGNYRELIERTISYAEKRLHEL